One part of the Sulfolobus tengchongensis genome encodes these proteins:
- a CDS encoding DUF429 domain-containing protein codes for MYCGIDLAVKRKTAVATLIGNEVKIAELSTNEEIIETCKNAKVVAIDSPLSHSTGFRNVDKEMIKKGLKVLPPSFMKELVERAIQLSKVLNKVIETHPTSSMKIIKMNWRELHEVKDYVDAAVCAMVAMAYELGYAEEIRADDGTIYLLSEKFPYRLEKKSYYEFYLKGPK; via the coding sequence ATGTATTGCGGGATCGACCTAGCCGTAAAAAGAAAAACTGCAGTAGCTACCCTTATTGGAAATGAAGTGAAAATCGCAGAGCTATCAACTAATGAAGAAATAATAGAAACTTGTAAGAATGCCAAAGTTGTTGCGATAGATTCTCCACTTTCTCACTCTACCGGTTTTAGAAACGTGGATAAGGAGATGATAAAAAAAGGATTAAAAGTACTTCCTCCATCGTTTATGAAGGAATTAGTAGAAAGAGCTATTCAACTAAGCAAGGTACTAAATAAGGTGATAGAAACACATCCCACATCTTCAATGAAAATAATAAAAATGAATTGGAGAGAATTACATGAAGTTAAAGATTACGTAGATGCTGCTGTATGTGCGATGGTTGCAATGGCATATGAATTGGGATATGCTGAGGAAATAAGAGCAGATGATGGGACAATTTATTTGTTGTCAGAGAAATTCCCTTATAGGCTAGAAAAGAAAAGTTATTATGAATTTTATCTAAAAGGGCCTAAATGA
- the tpiA gene encoding triose-phosphate isomerase — protein sequence MKPPIIIINFKAYENSFGNSALELSKKIEKLSKEYSVEIILSVPATMIYRISNEVDLPIYAQHVDAVPLGAHTGAVLPEMIKDAGAKGTLINHSEKRLRADEIDDIIKRLKALNLESILCVDRYELVYPFSLLRPNAILIEPPELIGTGISVSKAKPEVITRAVDEIRKTNGVYLIAGAGITSGEDVYKAIKLGAQGIGVASAVMKAKEPEKVVEDFIINALKAMS from the coding sequence GTGAAACCTCCTATTATTATAATAAATTTTAAAGCATATGAAAATTCCTTCGGCAATAGTGCACTAGAGTTAAGTAAAAAGATAGAGAAATTAAGTAAGGAGTATTCAGTTGAAATTATTCTATCAGTTCCTGCTACGATGATATATAGAATTTCAAATGAAGTTGATTTGCCGATTTACGCTCAGCATGTAGATGCGGTACCCCTAGGCGCTCATACTGGTGCTGTATTGCCAGAGATGATAAAGGACGCTGGAGCTAAAGGGACTCTCATAAACCATAGCGAAAAACGTCTGAGAGCCGACGAAATAGACGATATAATAAAAAGATTAAAGGCACTAAATTTAGAGAGCATTCTATGCGTAGATAGATATGAACTAGTTTATCCTTTTAGTTTGCTAAGACCTAATGCAATCTTGATAGAACCTCCAGAATTGATAGGAACTGGGATCTCAGTTTCTAAAGCTAAACCAGAGGTGATAACTAGGGCAGTAGATGAGATAAGAAAAACAAATGGAGTGTATCTAATAGCTGGCGCTGGTATTACGAGTGGCGAAGACGTATATAAGGCTATTAAATTAGGTGCACAAGGAATTGGTGTTGCTAGTGCGGTCATGAAAGCCAAAGAGCCAGAAAAAGTGGTTGAGGATTTCATTATAAATGCATTAAAGGCGATGTCTTAG